A single genomic interval of Chlamydiota bacterium harbors:
- a CDS encoding BMC domain-containing protein — translation MSEALGMIETRGFAAMVEAADAMVKAAKVELVSYEKIGGGY, via the coding sequence ATGTCAGAGGCACTGGGGATGATCGAGACGCGGGGGTTCGCGGCGATGGTCGAGGCGGCCGACGCGATGGTGAAGGCGGCGAAGGTCGAGCTGGTGAGCTACGAGAAGATCGGCGGCGGCTACG